The proteins below come from a single Aegilops tauschii subsp. strangulata cultivar AL8/78 chromosome 6, Aet v6.0, whole genome shotgun sequence genomic window:
- the LOC109769811 gene encoding aluminum-activated malate transporter 10, with amino-acid sequence MEAAARDAQSGLEWRVTVPEGASVTVEYEAGPAGMAWAWLLACVLLLGARVSGFAKKVWKIGADDPRRVVHGLKVGVALTLVSVFYYTRPLYDGVGGAAMWAIMTVVVVFEYTVGGSVYKGFNRAVATASAGVLGLGVSWVASKSGDKLEPVITCGSLFLLAAAATFSRFIPTVKARFDYGVTIFILTYSLVAVSGYRVDELVALAQQRLVTIAIGIFICLAVCVLIWPVWAGQELHQLTVRNMEKLAAAVEGCVEDYFGEEEGAQAKSEGYKCVLNSKASEDSQANLARWEPAHGKFGFRHPYAQYAKLGAAMRHCAYCVETLNSCVGAELQAPESVKRLLTDVCTRLGAQCGRVLREASSSVATMTTSPALDFAVADMNTAVHELQGDMRELPFTLAGEPGEASLIDAMPLFTVASLLTEISTRIESVVDAVDTMASLASFKQADDDDDKKGDAELKTKVHPLNETDSDEPPEENKTTKPSEQV; translated from the exons ATGGAGGCCGCCGCGAGGGACGCGCAGAGCGGGCTGGAGTGGCGGGTGACGGTGCCGGAGGGCGCGTCGGTGACGGTGGAGTACGAGGCCGGGCCGGCCGGCATGGCCTGGGCGTGGCTGCTCGCCTGCGTGCTCTTGCTCGGAGCCAGGGTCTCCGGCTTCGCCAAGAAGGTGTGGAAGATTGGCGCCGACGATCCGAGGAGAGTGGTGCACGGCCTCAAAGTCGGCGTTGCCCTTACCTTGGTCTCCGTCTTCTACTACACCAGGCCGCTCTACGACGGCGTCGGCGGGGCTGCCATGTGGGCCATCATGACCGTCGTCGTCGTTTTCGAGTACACTGTTG GTGGCAGCGTGTACAAAGGGTTCAACCGGGCCGTGGCGACGGCGAGCGCCGGCGTGCTCGGGCTGGGCGTGAGCTGGGTGGCGAGCAAGTCCGGCGATAAGCTCGAGCCGGTCATCACCTGTGGCTCCCTCTTTCTGCTTG CTGCGGCAGCCACCTTCTCGCGGTTCATACCCACGGTCAAGGCCCGGTTCGACTACGGCGTGACCATCTTCATCCTGACATACAGCCTGGTGGCCGTGTCGGGGTACCGCGTCGACGAGCTGGTGGCGCTGGCGCAGCAGCGGCTTGTCACCATCGCCATCGGCATCTTCATCTGCCTCGCCGTCTGCGTGCTCATCTGGCCCGTGTGGGCCGGCCAGGAGCTGCACCAGCTCACGGTGCGCAACATGGAGAAGCTCGCGGCCGCCGTGGAGGGCTGCGTGGAGGACTACTTCGGCGAGGAGGAGGGCGCGCAGGCCAAGTCGGAGGGCTACAAGTGCGTGCTCAACTCCAAGGCGTCAGAGGACTCGCAGGCCAACCTGGCGCGGTGGGAGCCCGCGCACGGcaagttcggcttccgccaccccTACGCCCAGTACGCCAAGCTCGGCGCCGCCATGCGCCACTGCGCGTACTGCGTGGAGACCCTCAACAGCTGCGTCGGCGCCGAGCTCCAGGCCCCCGAGAGCGTCAAGCGGCTCCTCACCGACGTGTGCACGAGGCTGGGCGCGCAGTGCGGGCGGGTGCTGAGGGAGGCGTCCAGCTCCGTGGCCACGATGACGACCTCCCCGGCGCTGGACTTCGCCGTGGCAGACATGAACACGGCCGTGCACGAGCTGCAGGGCGACATGCGGGAGCTCCCGTTTACCCTGGCAGGGGAGCCGGGGGAGGCGTCGCTGATCGACGCCATGCCGCTCTTCACCGTGGCGTCGCTGCTGACGGAGATATCGACGAGGATCGAGAGCGTGGTCGACGCCGTGGACACGATGGCCAGCCTCGCCAGCTTCAAGCAGGCGGACGATGATGACGACAAAAAGGGGGATGCCGAGCTGAAAACGAAAGTACATCCGTTGAACGAGACAGACTCCGACGAGCCACCTgaagaaaacaaaacaacaaaACCTTCTGAGCAGGTTTAG